Proteins encoded within one genomic window of Trichomycterus rosablanca isolate fTriRos1 chromosome 7, fTriRos1.hap1, whole genome shotgun sequence:
- the mindy4 gene encoding probable ubiquitin carboxyl-terminal hydrolase MINDY-4 isoform X2, whose amino-acid sequence MGRDVEEVAAALVREFLSRKGLKKTIACMDEELPRTSVSISNRSELCRVLHLESLYKKNKSEDQPLKSMLEIIVKERMRRNAEPKEKTFRAVRTTEQNSPKLGTDSAASDASCVRRDQELTDPHTDGLRLPDSRNSASQLSSTTPTVENHPLQSSRTTSIASSPENQNNVSISTAPSSQDVLVPSPKVELDLEKRSAEVDSQTSRGSSRMRRGFMSGLITASNQENSRRRPARRPAACFSMLAKNQDDSADMNRPSRRSCANSTPPQSDYRFTPPEQASRQSTTSSCSGGASKTEPRVNGSAGSPRADGDHMAVMDLDDVDDEDLHGYPAAPQINNSLHQINLNKHPMDQKTATDLKEIIFGSSMSCFSVEWKCQSFSFSDNPDLSYGIVQKKGGPCGVLAAVQATVLQKLLFEGTSGDTPSKRLHVPDAVRTKCLTEAVAEILWRTGDGKRATVSINSGRNQFSPTRHYRSEGVLEMITCIDVKSLEDLKQLVNQHIHQFESGPFGCVLLVVSAVLSRTVQMVRADMDVPTSTLMGAHGYCAQELVNLLLCGRAVSNVFNDEMKLDSGNGNVVLLKGIKERCNVGLLSLYEHYNICKVGSHLKQPRFPIWVVCSESHFSVLFSLSEDLTSRRWNPEPFDLYYYDGLANQQEPIRLTVYPDSPVKPPDSNDNSDLTPPLELCIRTRWADAAVSWNQSEPIL is encoded by the exons TCTGAAGATCAACCCTTGAAATCAATGCTGGAGATCATAGTGAAGGAGCGCATGAGGAGAAACGCAGAACCTAAAGAAAAAACCTTCAGAGCTGTTCGAACCACCGAGCAAAACTCTCCAAAGCTCGGAACAGACTCTGCCGCAAGTGATGCCTCATGTGTAAGGAGAGACCAAGAGCTCACAGATCCGCACACGGACGGATTACG GTTGCCTGACAGCAGAAATTCTGCATCCCAGCTCAGTTCCACAACACCAACAGTGGAGAACCATCCACTACAAAGCTCCAGGACCACCTCGATCGCTTCCTCTCCAGAAAATCAGAATAACGTTTCCATCTCCACTGCACCATCCAGCCAGGATGTTCTCGTCCCGTCTCCGAAAGTAGAATTAGATTTGGAGAAAAGGAGCGCTGAGGTGGACAGCCAGACCAGCAGAGGGAGCAGCAGAATGAGGAGAGGCTTCATGTCGGGTCTCATCACGGCCTCCAACCAG GAGAACAGCAGAAGACGTCCTGCCAGAAGACCCGCAGCCTGTTTCTCTATGCTAGCTAAAAACCAAGATGATTCAGCTGATATGAATCGGCCGAGCAGAAGAAGCTGTGCAAATTCTACACCCCCCCAGTCAGATTACCGATTCACCCCTCCTGAGCAAGCGAGCAGACAAAGTACGACCAGCAGTTGTTCGGGCGGAGCGTCCAAAACCGAACCACGCGT AAACGGATCAGCGGGCAGTCCACGAGCGGATGGTGACCACATGGCCGTGATGGATCTGG ATGATGTGGACGATGAGGACTTGCATGGGTATCCTGCAGCTCCACAGATAAATAACTCTTTACATCAGATTAACTTGAACAAACATCCAATGGACCAGAAAACAGCGACT GACCTGAAGGAGATCATATTCGGCTCCTCCATGAGCTGCTTCAGTGTGGAGTGGAAATGTCAGAGTTTCAGTTTTTCTGACAATCCTGATCTGAGCTACGGCATCGTACAGAAGAAG GGAGGACCGTGTGGAGTTCTCGCTGCTGTTCAGGCTACCGTTCTCCAGAAACTTTTGTTTGAAGGAACCAGTGGTGACACACCATCCAA GAGGTTACATGTGCCGGACGCTGTGAGGACGAAGTGCTTGACCGAAGCTGTGGCCGAGATCCTGTGGAGAACCGGAGACGGGAAGAGAGCCACCGTTtccat AAACTCAGGAAGGAACCAGTTCAGCCCCACACGACACTACAGGTCTGAGGGCGTTCTGGAAATG ATCACTTGCATTGACGTTAAAAGCTTGGAGGACCTGAAGCAGCTCGTAAACCAGCACATTCATCAG ttTGAATCGGGTCCGTTCGGCTGCGTCCTGCTCGTCGTCTCAGCCGTTTTATCCAGAACCGTTCAGAT GGTCAGAGCAGACATGGACGTTCCGACGTCCACTCTGATGGGTGCACACGGCTACTGCGCGCAG GAGCTGGTAAACCTGTTGCTCTGTGGACGTGCGGTTTCAAACGTCTTCAACGACGAGATGAAACTGGACTCAGGAAACGGAAACGTCGTCCTACTGAAGGGGATCAAAGAGCGCTGTAACGTCGGCCTGCTGTCTTTATATGAACACTACAATATATGTAAG GTGGGCTCTCACCTGAAGCAGCCGCGCTTTCCCATATGGGTGGTGTGCAGCGAGAGTCACTTCAGTGTCCTCTTCTCGCTGAGCGAAGATCTGACGTCCAGACGGTGGAACCCCGAACCGTTCGACCTGTATTACTACGACGGTCTGGCCAACCAGCAGGAACCAATCAGATtaacagtgt ATCCAGACTCGCCCGTGAAGCCTCCCGATTCTAACGACAACTCGGACCTCACGCCTCCTCTGGAGCTCTGCATCAGGACCAG GTGGGCAGACGCCGCGGTGAGCTGGAACCAAAGCGAGCCGATTCTGTGA
- the mindy4 gene encoding probable ubiquitin carboxyl-terminal hydrolase MINDY-4 isoform X1 — translation MGRDVEEVAAALVREFLSRKGLKKTIACMDEELPRTSVSISNRSELCRVLHLESLYKKNKSEDQPLKSMLEIIVKERMRRNAEPKEKTFRAVRTTEQNSPKLGTDSAASDASCVRRDQELTDPHTDGLRLPDSRNSASQLSSTTPTVENHPLQSSRTTSIASSPENQNNVSISTAPSSQDVLVPSPKVELDLEKRSAEVDSQTSRGSSRMRRGFMSGLITASNQENSRRRPARRPAACFSMLAKNQDDSADMNRPSRRSCANSTPPQSDYRFTPPEQASRQSTTSSCSGGASKTEPRVNGSAGSPRADGDHMAVMDLDDVDDEDLHGYPAAPQINNSLHQINLNKHPMDQKTATDLKEIIFGSSMSCFSVEWKCQSFSFSDNPDLSYGIVQKKGGPCGVLAAVQATVLQKLLFEGTSGDTPSNRRLHVPDAVRTKCLTEAVAEILWRTGDGKRATVSINSGRNQFSPTRHYRSEGVLEMITCIDVKSLEDLKQLVNQHIHQFESGPFGCVLLVVSAVLSRTVQMVRADMDVPTSTLMGAHGYCAQELVNLLLCGRAVSNVFNDEMKLDSGNGNVVLLKGIKERCNVGLLSLYEHYNICKVGSHLKQPRFPIWVVCSESHFSVLFSLSEDLTSRRWNPEPFDLYYYDGLANQQEPIRLTVYPDSPVKPPDSNDNSDLTPPLELCIRTRWADAAVSWNQSEPIL, via the exons TCTGAAGATCAACCCTTGAAATCAATGCTGGAGATCATAGTGAAGGAGCGCATGAGGAGAAACGCAGAACCTAAAGAAAAAACCTTCAGAGCTGTTCGAACCACCGAGCAAAACTCTCCAAAGCTCGGAACAGACTCTGCCGCAAGTGATGCCTCATGTGTAAGGAGAGACCAAGAGCTCACAGATCCGCACACGGACGGATTACG GTTGCCTGACAGCAGAAATTCTGCATCCCAGCTCAGTTCCACAACACCAACAGTGGAGAACCATCCACTACAAAGCTCCAGGACCACCTCGATCGCTTCCTCTCCAGAAAATCAGAATAACGTTTCCATCTCCACTGCACCATCCAGCCAGGATGTTCTCGTCCCGTCTCCGAAAGTAGAATTAGATTTGGAGAAAAGGAGCGCTGAGGTGGACAGCCAGACCAGCAGAGGGAGCAGCAGAATGAGGAGAGGCTTCATGTCGGGTCTCATCACGGCCTCCAACCAG GAGAACAGCAGAAGACGTCCTGCCAGAAGACCCGCAGCCTGTTTCTCTATGCTAGCTAAAAACCAAGATGATTCAGCTGATATGAATCGGCCGAGCAGAAGAAGCTGTGCAAATTCTACACCCCCCCAGTCAGATTACCGATTCACCCCTCCTGAGCAAGCGAGCAGACAAAGTACGACCAGCAGTTGTTCGGGCGGAGCGTCCAAAACCGAACCACGCGT AAACGGATCAGCGGGCAGTCCACGAGCGGATGGTGACCACATGGCCGTGATGGATCTGG ATGATGTGGACGATGAGGACTTGCATGGGTATCCTGCAGCTCCACAGATAAATAACTCTTTACATCAGATTAACTTGAACAAACATCCAATGGACCAGAAAACAGCGACT GACCTGAAGGAGATCATATTCGGCTCCTCCATGAGCTGCTTCAGTGTGGAGTGGAAATGTCAGAGTTTCAGTTTTTCTGACAATCCTGATCTGAGCTACGGCATCGTACAGAAGAAG GGAGGACCGTGTGGAGTTCTCGCTGCTGTTCAGGCTACCGTTCTCCAGAAACTTTTGTTTGAAGGAACCAGTGGTGACACACCATCCAA CAGGAGGTTACATGTGCCGGACGCTGTGAGGACGAAGTGCTTGACCGAAGCTGTGGCCGAGATCCTGTGGAGAACCGGAGACGGGAAGAGAGCCACCGTTtccat AAACTCAGGAAGGAACCAGTTCAGCCCCACACGACACTACAGGTCTGAGGGCGTTCTGGAAATG ATCACTTGCATTGACGTTAAAAGCTTGGAGGACCTGAAGCAGCTCGTAAACCAGCACATTCATCAG ttTGAATCGGGTCCGTTCGGCTGCGTCCTGCTCGTCGTCTCAGCCGTTTTATCCAGAACCGTTCAGAT GGTCAGAGCAGACATGGACGTTCCGACGTCCACTCTGATGGGTGCACACGGCTACTGCGCGCAG GAGCTGGTAAACCTGTTGCTCTGTGGACGTGCGGTTTCAAACGTCTTCAACGACGAGATGAAACTGGACTCAGGAAACGGAAACGTCGTCCTACTGAAGGGGATCAAAGAGCGCTGTAACGTCGGCCTGCTGTCTTTATATGAACACTACAATATATGTAAG GTGGGCTCTCACCTGAAGCAGCCGCGCTTTCCCATATGGGTGGTGTGCAGCGAGAGTCACTTCAGTGTCCTCTTCTCGCTGAGCGAAGATCTGACGTCCAGACGGTGGAACCCCGAACCGTTCGACCTGTATTACTACGACGGTCTGGCCAACCAGCAGGAACCAATCAGATtaacagtgt ATCCAGACTCGCCCGTGAAGCCTCCCGATTCTAACGACAACTCGGACCTCACGCCTCCTCTGGAGCTCTGCATCAGGACCAG GTGGGCAGACGCCGCGGTGAGCTGGAACCAAAGCGAGCCGATTCTGTGA
- the mindy4 gene encoding probable ubiquitin carboxyl-terminal hydrolase MINDY-4 isoform X3, whose translation MPHVLPDSRNSASQLSSTTPTVENHPLQSSRTTSIASSPENQNNVSISTAPSSQDVLVPSPKVELDLEKRSAEVDSQTSRGSSRMRRGFMSGLITASNQENSRRRPARRPAACFSMLAKNQDDSADMNRPSRRSCANSTPPQSDYRFTPPEQASRQSTTSSCSGGASKTEPRVNGSAGSPRADGDHMAVMDLDDVDDEDLHGYPAAPQINNSLHQINLNKHPMDQKTATDLKEIIFGSSMSCFSVEWKCQSFSFSDNPDLSYGIVQKKGGPCGVLAAVQATVLQKLLFEGTSGDTPSNRRLHVPDAVRTKCLTEAVAEILWRTGDGKRATVSINSGRNQFSPTRHYRSEGVLEMITCIDVKSLEDLKQLVNQHIHQFESGPFGCVLLVVSAVLSRTVQMVRADMDVPTSTLMGAHGYCAQELVNLLLCGRAVSNVFNDEMKLDSGNGNVVLLKGIKERCNVGLLSLYEHYNICKVGSHLKQPRFPIWVVCSESHFSVLFSLSEDLTSRRWNPEPFDLYYYDGLANQQEPIRLTVYPDSPVKPPDSNDNSDLTPPLELCIRTRWADAAVSWNQSEPIL comes from the exons ATGCCTCATGT GTTGCCTGACAGCAGAAATTCTGCATCCCAGCTCAGTTCCACAACACCAACAGTGGAGAACCATCCACTACAAAGCTCCAGGACCACCTCGATCGCTTCCTCTCCAGAAAATCAGAATAACGTTTCCATCTCCACTGCACCATCCAGCCAGGATGTTCTCGTCCCGTCTCCGAAAGTAGAATTAGATTTGGAGAAAAGGAGCGCTGAGGTGGACAGCCAGACCAGCAGAGGGAGCAGCAGAATGAGGAGAGGCTTCATGTCGGGTCTCATCACGGCCTCCAACCAG GAGAACAGCAGAAGACGTCCTGCCAGAAGACCCGCAGCCTGTTTCTCTATGCTAGCTAAAAACCAAGATGATTCAGCTGATATGAATCGGCCGAGCAGAAGAAGCTGTGCAAATTCTACACCCCCCCAGTCAGATTACCGATTCACCCCTCCTGAGCAAGCGAGCAGACAAAGTACGACCAGCAGTTGTTCGGGCGGAGCGTCCAAAACCGAACCACGCGT AAACGGATCAGCGGGCAGTCCACGAGCGGATGGTGACCACATGGCCGTGATGGATCTGG ATGATGTGGACGATGAGGACTTGCATGGGTATCCTGCAGCTCCACAGATAAATAACTCTTTACATCAGATTAACTTGAACAAACATCCAATGGACCAGAAAACAGCGACT GACCTGAAGGAGATCATATTCGGCTCCTCCATGAGCTGCTTCAGTGTGGAGTGGAAATGTCAGAGTTTCAGTTTTTCTGACAATCCTGATCTGAGCTACGGCATCGTACAGAAGAAG GGAGGACCGTGTGGAGTTCTCGCTGCTGTTCAGGCTACCGTTCTCCAGAAACTTTTGTTTGAAGGAACCAGTGGTGACACACCATCCAA CAGGAGGTTACATGTGCCGGACGCTGTGAGGACGAAGTGCTTGACCGAAGCTGTGGCCGAGATCCTGTGGAGAACCGGAGACGGGAAGAGAGCCACCGTTtccat AAACTCAGGAAGGAACCAGTTCAGCCCCACACGACACTACAGGTCTGAGGGCGTTCTGGAAATG ATCACTTGCATTGACGTTAAAAGCTTGGAGGACCTGAAGCAGCTCGTAAACCAGCACATTCATCAG ttTGAATCGGGTCCGTTCGGCTGCGTCCTGCTCGTCGTCTCAGCCGTTTTATCCAGAACCGTTCAGAT GGTCAGAGCAGACATGGACGTTCCGACGTCCACTCTGATGGGTGCACACGGCTACTGCGCGCAG GAGCTGGTAAACCTGTTGCTCTGTGGACGTGCGGTTTCAAACGTCTTCAACGACGAGATGAAACTGGACTCAGGAAACGGAAACGTCGTCCTACTGAAGGGGATCAAAGAGCGCTGTAACGTCGGCCTGCTGTCTTTATATGAACACTACAATATATGTAAG GTGGGCTCTCACCTGAAGCAGCCGCGCTTTCCCATATGGGTGGTGTGCAGCGAGAGTCACTTCAGTGTCCTCTTCTCGCTGAGCGAAGATCTGACGTCCAGACGGTGGAACCCCGAACCGTTCGACCTGTATTACTACGACGGTCTGGCCAACCAGCAGGAACCAATCAGATtaacagtgt ATCCAGACTCGCCCGTGAAGCCTCCCGATTCTAACGACAACTCGGACCTCACGCCTCCTCTGGAGCTCTGCATCAGGACCAG GTGGGCAGACGCCGCGGTGAGCTGGAACCAAAGCGAGCCGATTCTGTGA